The Streptomyces sp. NBC_00510 genomic interval CTGCTCGCCGGGGTGCTGGTGGCGGCGGTCGCCGTTCCGGCGCTGCCGCTGCGGGCGGTGGCGCTCGTCCGCCGGGTGGGCCCGGAGCGGCGCGACGACCTCGTGCAGGCCCGGCCCTCACGCCGCCGGGCGGTGGCGGAGCTGACGGTGGCGGTCGTCGTGACCGGCGCGGTCGTGGCGCTGCGGCGCCGGGGCACGGCGGACGGCGGCGCGGACCTGCTCACCGCCGCGGCACCGGTGCTGGTCGCGGTGATCGGGGCACTGGTCCTGCTCCGGCTGTACCCGCTGCCGTTGCGGCTGCTCTCCCGGCCCGCGGCCCGGATGCGGGGCACGGTGCTGTACCTGGGGCTGGCCCGGGCCGGCCGTACGCCCTCCGCCACGGCGCTGCCGCTGGTGGCCGTGCTGGTGGCGCTGGCCGTGACGTCGTTCGGCGGCTCGGTCCTCACCGGCGTCGAGAGCGGCCGCGACCGCGCCGCCACGCGCGCGGTCGGCGGCGACGCCCGGATCGAGTCCCTCACCACGCTCCCGGAGGGGCTGGACGCGCGGGTCCGGCGGGTGCACGGCGTCCTCGGCACCTCGCCCGTGAGGATCGAGACGGGTCTCTCGACGGCGCCGGCCGGCACCTCCTACGACCTGGTCGTCGTCGATCCGGCACGCTACGCCGCCCTGGTGGCCGCCACGGGCATCGGCACCCCCTTCCCCGCCGCGACACTGGAGGGCGACGGCAGCGGACCGCTCCCCGCGATCGTCTCCCCCGCGCTGGCACGGGAGTTCGGCAGGACGACCGTGTCCGTGCAGGCCTTCGCCGGGGCGACCCCGGTGCGCACGGCCGCGGTGCGCGACGTGACGCCCGCCGTCCTGGGCGGCGAGTTCGTCGTCGTCTCCGCGGCCGGCCTGGCCCGCACGCACCCCGAGACCGCCCGCTCCCCCGTCCAGGCCGCGACCGCGCTCTACGTGACGGGGCCGCGACTGGACGGGCGGGCGCTCAACGCCGCCGCGCGCGCCGCCTCGGCGGACCTGACGGTGGCCCTCCGCTCCGAGGAACGCGCGTCGTTCACCTCCTCGGCGCTCCAGACCGGCGCCCGGCGGGTGTACCTGGCAGCCGTGGCGGCGGGCGCGGGCTACAGCGCGCTGGCCCTGCTGCTCTCCCTGATGGTGCACACGCCGCAGCGCAAGGCGTTGCTGGCGCGGCTGCGGACGATGGGCATGACGGGCCGTCAGCGGCAATGGCTGGCGGTGCTGGAGACGCTGCCGCAGGTGCTGCTGGGCGCCCTCGGCGGCATCCTGGTCAGCCTGGCCACGGTCCCGCTGCTGCGTCAGGGGGTGGATCTGACCGCGCTCGCCTTCTCCTCGGCCGCGCCGGTGACCGGCGTGTCCGGGACGGTGCTGCGCACGGACCCGCTGTCGCTGCTGCTGCCGTCGGCCGCGCTGGTGGTGCTGGCTTGCGCGGTGCTGGTGGGGCAGGCGTGGCTGACAGGACGACGCGGAGAGGGAACGGAACTGCGGATGGGGGAACGGGAATGAGCCAGGACACACCGGGGACGGCGGCACGGAGCGGTGCGACGCTGGCGGACCTGGAACGGCGCGTCACCGAGAGCCGGGAGCAGCCCGCCTACGGGCACGACGCGTTGATCGTCTGCGACCGGCTGGTGCGGATCTTCACCGCCCAGGGCGTGGAGGTCCAGGCGCTGCAGGGACTGGACCTGCTGGTGCAGCAAGGCGAACTGATGGCCCTGGTCGGCGCGTCCGGCAGCGGCAAGTCCACCCTGCTCAACATCCTGGCCGGGCTGGACACCCCCACCGCCGGCGCCGCCTCGGTCGCCGGCTTCGACCTGCTCGCCATGAACGCCGCCGCGCGCCTGCGCTACCAACGCGAGGTCGTCGGCTTCGTCTGGCAGCAGACCTCACGCAACCTGCTGCCCTACCTGACCGCCCTGCAGAACGTCGTCCTGCCCATGCGCCTTGCCGGCCGCGTCAAGAGCCGCACCGAACGCGCCAAGCGCGCCACCGAACTGCTGGACCTGATGGGCGTCGGCTACGCCGCCGACCGCCGACCCCAGCAGATGTCCGGCGGCGAACAGCAGCGCACCGCCATCGCCGTCGCCCTGGCCAACCACCCCTCCCTGGTGCTGGCCGACGAACCCACCGGCCAGCTGGACTCCGCCACCGGCGAGCAGGTCTTCGGCGCCTTCCGCACCGCCAACAAGGAACTCGGCACCACCATCGTCGTCGTCACCCACGACCAGGCCGTGGCCACCGCCGTCGACCGCACCGTCGCCATCCGCGACGGCCGCACCGCCTCCGAAGTCGTCCGCCGCACCAGCGTCGACGACGAAGGCCGCACCACCGTCCACGCCAGCGAATACGCCACCGTCGACCGCTCCGGCCGCCTCCAGCTCCCCCGCGACTACACCCACGCCCTCGACATCCGCAACCGCGTCATGCTCGAACTCGAACCCGACCACATCGCCGTCCGCCCCGACCGCCCCGACCGCCCCGAACAGGACTGACCGGCCCGCGGAGGAAACCGGCAACCCGCCCGGTTCCTGACCGGACCTCACGTCAGCAGGCGTGCGGGCAGTGCCGTCTCGCGCACCGCGCCACCGCTCCCGGGCTCCACCCGGTGCAGGGTCAAACCCGGTCGTTCCGCGACGGCCTCCGTGAGCCCGCCGTCGGTGAACAGGGCCGCCGCCCCGTCGTCGAGGGCCCAGCCGCCAGGCAGTTCCCCCACGGCCACGGCGGCGCGGAACGCGGGCCGGCGGGCGGGCTCGCTGTCGTAGTGCGGGCAGAAGCTGCCAGGGAGCAGGCCGAGGCCGTCGCGCAGGGGCCTGACGGGGCCGAAGGAATCGGTGAGGCAGGCCCGGAACCAGCAGTTGGCGCCCGCGCTGACGCCGCACAGGAGCACGCCCGCGTCGTACGCCTCACGGAGGACCGCGTCCAGTCCGTGCACCCGCCACACGGCGAGCATGGCCGCGGTGCTGCCGCCTCCGACGTAGACGACGTCCTGGGACAGGACGAAGGAACGCAGGTCCTGGTGGTCGCGGCGGAAGAGCGACAGGTGGGCGGGCTCGCAGTCGCGCGCCGAGAAGGCCGCGTGGAACTCCTCGACGTACGGCTGCGCGTCACCGCTCGCGGTGGGCACGAAGCAGACCTTCGGGCGAGGCCGGCCGGTGGTGCGCAGTAGGTACGTGTCGAGCGGTGAGCCGGACGCTCCGGGCGCTCCGGAGAACCCGCCGCCCAGCAGCACGATCCTTCTCTTCGCGGTCATGGGGACGTCCTTGACGCCCCCTCGGCGGGACACACCTCCTGCCCCGGACCGGCGCCGGAACGACCCCCGGCGCGGGCGGACCAACGACTCTGACGCGAAGCCCGACTCATGTCAATATGTATTCCTAATTTAGGAGAATCCCGGAACGCGGCGTGCCCAAAACCTTGACAGGCCCTTCCCGGCGGGTGCATGTTCGGCAACGTTGTCATCGCGATGGCAACGTTGTCATCGCCTCGATGATGCCAGGCCGCCTCCTCATTGAACATCCCTGAACGGAGCCGTTGTTCATGCCGGACCAGTCCTCCCTGCCCTCCCGACGCGCCGTACTCTCCACCGGCTCCACCCTCCTCGCGGGGTTCGGGCTCGGCATGGCCTTCCCCGCCGCCGCCACGGCACAGACGCGGTCCTCGAACCCGGCCGGTGCCCGGGCCGAACTCGCCGCGTACCGCCCGGTCACGGTGTCCTCCACCGACTACGCCCCCACACCGGCCGAGTTCGCCGTCGACGGCCTCGACCGGGTCGGCGTGCGGGGCTCCGGATGGCGGGCCGCCGCCGGCGACCCCCAGTGGATAGCCGTCGACCTCCAGGCCCTGTGCGAGGTCGGGTCGGTGCGCCTCACCTTCGAGGCCACGGTCGACGACCCGCCGTTCACGCCCGGGACCGGTGGCAATCCCCGCGACAACACCACCGGCCAGGAAGTCCTGTCGAGTTGCGCGGTCGCCTTCGTGATCGAGACCTCGCGCGACGGGAAGTCGTGGACCGTCGCGCACCGCACCGACGACGGCAAGGGCGGGGTCGTGGAGATCGCCCTGCCCGAGCCCGTCACCGCACGCTGGGTGCGGATGACGGTCACCAAGCGCTCCAACGCCAACCCGCTGGGCCTCAACGGCTTCCAGGTGTACGGCACCCCGCGCGGACACCGCCCCGAGGCCACCGGCTGGACCGACTGGGGCACCCACCACCGCACGCCCCCGGCCCTGGAGGTCGCCGACGACGGCACCGTGCCGCTGGAGTCCGGCTGGGACCTGACCATGGACGACTGGGCGGGCGGCAGTGCCGCGGAACTGTCGGCGCCGTCGGTGGACACCAGCGCCTGGCTGCCCGCCACCGTGCCCGGGACCGTCCTGTCCTCGCTCGTGACGGAAGGCCACCTGCCCGACCCGGTCGCCGGCTTCGCCAACCTGCACATCCCCGAGGCCCTCTCCCGCCACTCCTGGTGGTACCGGCGCGAGTTCCGCCTGCCCAAGGGCCTGCGCACCGGGGCCGGGCGCCGCGTCTGGCTCGAGTTCGACGGGGTCAACCACGAGGCGGACGTCTGGCTCAACGGCAAGCAGGCCGGCACCCTCACCTTCCCCTTCGCCCGGGCCGCCTACGACGTGACCGGGCTGCTGGCGGCGCAGGGCCCGCAGGCCCTGGCGGTGAAGATCAGCCCCATGCCGTTCCCGGGCAGCCCGGGCGACAAGGGCCCGGCCGGCCTCGCCTTCGTCGACGCCGGCGCGAACATGATGAACCGCAACTCGCCGACCTACCTGGCCTCCTCCGGCTGGGACTGGATGCCCGCGGTGCGCGACCGGGCCGCCGGCATCTGGAACCACGTACGGCTGCGCTCCACCGGCGACGCGGTCCTCGGCGACCCCCGCGTCGACACCGTCCTGCCGGACCTGCCCGACACCCGCACGGCCGAGGTGACCATCGTCGTCCCGCTCCGCAACGCCGCCGCGGACGCCCGGTCCGTCACCGTCACCGCCGCCTTCGACGGCGTGCGCGTGCAGCGGACGGTCACCGTGCCCGGGGGCGGCAGCACCGACGTCGTCTTCGACCCGGCCTCTGACCCGAAGCTGCGCCTGCGGAACCCGAAGCTGTGGTGGCCCAACGGCTACGGTGAGCCGGAACTGCACCGGCTCACCCTCACCGCCTCCGTGGCCGGGCAGGAGAGCGACCGGCGCACCACGCGCTTCGGCCTGCGCCAGTTCGGCTACGAGTACGACGTCCCGCTGACCTTCCAGTCGGGCTCCAACGCCTACGCGCAGACGGTGACGTTCACCCGGCGGACCGCCCGCTACGTGCGGATCCTGTGCCGCACCCGGGCCACCGACTGGGGTTCGTCGATGTGGGCCCTGTCGGTCGCCGACGGCACCGTGCCCGATCTCGACCTCGCCCTGCACAAGGACGCCACCGCCTCCTCCACCGACGACCCGTCCAACCGGCCCGGCAACGTCACGGACGGGAACCCCGGCACGCGCTGGTCGTCGAAGTTCGAGGACAACCAGTGGGTCCAGGTCGACCTCGGCTCCGCGGTCTCCTTCGACCGCGTCGTCGTCACCTGGGAGCAGGCGTACGCCGAGACGTACACCGTCCAGGTCTCCGCCGACGGCGACGACTGGACCGACGCCGCGTCCGTCGACAACGCCGCGGTCCCGCTGCCCTTCCAGACCTCGGGCTCGGCGAGCCTGCAGGACGTGGAGTTCGCCGCGACCACGGCCCGCTACCTGCGGATCCTCTGCCACTCGCGCGCCACCAGCTGGGGCTCGTCCATGTGGGGCCTGTCGGTGGTCGACAGCGGTACGCCCGGCACCGACCTGGCGCTGCGCAAGGAGGCGACCGCCTCGTCCTCCGAGGGCGACGGCAGCGGTCCGGGCAACGCGGTGGACGGCAAGCCCGGCACCCGCTGGTCCTCGGCGTACGAGGACGAGCAGTGGATCCAGGTCGACCTCGGCTCCGCGGTGCGCTTCGACCGCGTCGTCATCACCTGGGAGCAGGCGTACGCCAAGACCTACACCGTCCAGGTCTCGGACGACGGCGACGAGTGGACCGACGTGAAGTCCGTCGACAACTCCACCGTCCCGCTCAAGATCAGCGTCAACGGCGTCCGCGTCTTCGCCCGCGGCGGCAACTGGGGCTGGGACGAGCTGCTGCGCCGCATGCCCGCGGAGCGCATGGACGCGGCCGTGCGCATGCACCGCGACATGAACTTCACGATGATCCGCAACTGGGTCGGCAGCAGCAACCGCGAGGAGTTCTACGCCAGTTGCGACGAACACGGCCTGCTGGTGTGGAACGACTTCCCCAACGCCTGGGCGATGGACCCGCCGAACCACGAGGCCTTCCTCGACCTGGCGCGGGACACCGTGCGGCGCTACCGCATCCACCCCAGCGTCGTGGTGTGGTGCGGCGCCAACGAGGGCAACCCCCCGGGCCCGATCGACGAGGGGATGCGCACCGCGGTGCGCGCGGAGGCGCCCGGCCTGCTCTACCAGAACAACTCGGCGGGCGGCATCGTCTCCGGCGGCGGCCCCTACGGCTGGGTCGAGCCCGAGCGCTACTACTCCGCGTCGACCTACGGCGGTGGCAGCTTCGGGTTCCACACCGAGATCGGCATGCCCGTCGTCTCGACGGCCGAGACCATGCGGCGCATGGCCGGCGAGGAGCCCGAGTGGCCGGTCGGCGGCGTCTGGTACCACCACGACTGGAGCACCCGCGGCAACCAGGCCCCGCAGAACTACCGCGCGGCCATCGAGGGCCGGCTCGGCACGGCGGAGGACCTCGACGACTTCTCCCGCAAGGCGCAGTTCGTCAACTACGAGAACTTCCGCGCCATGTTCGAGGCCTGGAACGGCCGGCTGTGGGACGACGCCTCCGGCCTGATGCTGTGGATGTCGCACCCCGCGTGGTACAGCACGGTGTGGCAGACGTACGACTACGACTTCGACGTCAACGGCGCCTACTACGGGGTCCGCAAGGCCGCCGAGCCCGTCCACGTGCAGGCGGACCCCGTGAGCGGGAAGGTCGTGGCGGTCAACCACACACCCCGGGCCCTCGAGGGCGCGACGGTGTCCGCGCGCCTGCTCGACCTGTCCGGCCATCCGCTGTCCGCGGAGCGTCGCGGCACGGTGGACGTCGCGGCGTCCGCGAAGGCGGAGGCGTTCACCGTGGCCTGGACGGACGGCCTGCCGGACTTCCACCTGCTGCGGCTTCGACTGACGGACCGTCATGGCGACGTGCTGTCCGAGAACGTCTACTGGCGCTACCGCAAGCCCGAGCACATGCAGGCGCTCAACAAGGCCGCACGGACCCGGGTCCTGGCCGACGTCACGGACACGGACCTCTCGGGCGACCGCCACGGGCTGACCGCGCGGCTGAGCAACCGGGGATCCACGGTCGCCGCCCTGGTCCGGCTCTCCCTACTGGACTCCCGTACCGGGGACCGGGTGCTGCCCACCCTGTACAGCGACAACTACCTGTGGCTGCTCCCCGGTGAGAGCCGCACGGTGACGCTGTCCTGGCCCGCCGGGGCGCTGCCGTCGAAGCGGCCGAAGCTGCGGGTCGACGGCTACAACGTGCCGCCGGTCACCGCGCAGCCGTAGGCCCTGCCGCCGCCGTGGCGGTCACCTGCCGGGTGACCGCCACGGCGATGCGGCGCGCCGGGAACCCGTCCCACATCGCGGACGTCTGACAGGAGGTGACGACTTCTCCAGCCCTGATGCGCCCGGCGCGGTTCGGCGACCTGGCGGCCATCGTGGACGTGCACACGCAGGCGCGTGCCGCGTACTACCAGGCGGGCGGCCTGCCCGGTTCCGAGATCGACAGCCCCGACGGGTGGGCGCGCCGCCGCGCGTCCTGGGCGCACGCCATCCAGTCGAGCGCGACGACGGTGCTGTGCGCCGTCGAGGACACCGAGGTGGTCGGCGTGGTGGCCATGGGACCGCCCAAGGAGGGCGCGCAGGCCCCGCCGGCGTGCGGTGAGCTGCACCGCATCCATGTGCGCCCGGACCGCTGGGGCCGCGGCGTCGGGGGGCGGTTGCACGCCGAGTTCGTGCGCTTCCTGCGGGAGTCCTTCCTGGAGACGGGGCTGCTGGACGCCTGGGAGCGCAACAGCCGCGCCCTCGCCTTCTACACCCGTCACGGCTGGGTCCCGGAGGGCGGTCGCCGCCCTGGCCCCGGCGGCGCCGACTTCGTGCGTCTCCGTCTCGACCTGCGCGGCCGTGTGTCCGCCGCCGCGTCCGCGGGCAGGGCCGTGCCGCTGGCCTGACCGGCGGCGCCTGGCATCCTGTCCGGTGTGCTGATCAAGGGGTACGACCACGGACCGCTGACGGCCGGTGAGCCGCTGACGGACCGGCCCGGCTTCTGGGCGAACCACCTCCTCGGGTGGTGCGAGGCCGGGCCGGACGGCGAGCGTCCCGAGCCGGAGTGGCTCGGGGACGACGGGGCCGACACCGACGCCCTGGCCGAGGTGCTGGACGACGAGCGGGCCTGGCCGGTCCTCAAGGTGCCCTTCGGGGACGGCCACTGCGTCGTCCTGGTCCACCGGAACCTCGACGGCGACGCCGGGCTGGACTTCCTGCTCACCCATCCCGGCTGGGTCCGCGCGGAGACCCTGTTCTCGTACGCCGGCGACACGTACGGCCCCGGTCTGCGGTGGCGCCAACTGGTGCACGTCGCCGACGCGGTGCCGGGCTCCGGCCCGGACGAGGGCCTGTCCGATCCCTCCGCCCGGCTGCTGCTCCTGCTGCCCGTGCTCGCCGACGGCCGGCGGTACGCGACGCAGGCCCTGCCGCGGATCGCCGCCGCGCTCACAGCGGTCGGCGCGCCGCAGGAGACGGCGGCGCTCGCGGCCCGGTGCCTCATCGGCGGGCCGGGGGACGGGATCTGGCACGACCCGGCGTGGGGCTCGCCGCTCAGCGGTGGCGGTTCCCCTGCCGGGGAGGGCGAGGGGCGGCCGGGCCCGCAGCCGTTGCCGGGTCTCGGCGTGACCGCCGCCCAGGGGGAACGGCTCGCCCGCGCCCTCGGCGGGCACGGGGAGCCGTCCACCGGGGTCAGTGCGCGACGGACTTGGCCCATTCCTCCACGGTGACGACGTCGGCCTGCCGCGGGAACACCTTCTCCGTGAGCACGCGGTGCACCTCGGGGTCGGCGTCCAGGCATCCGTCGGACAGCACGGTGAGGCCGTAGTCGAGGTCGGCCGCCTGGCGCAGCGTGGACAGGACCACGCCGGAGGTGGCGATGCCGGTCAGGACGAGGCTGTCGATGCCGCGCGCCCTCAGGACGATGTCCAGGTCGCTGCCCGCGAAGGCGCTGACGCGCTTCTTGGTGACGACGACGCCGCCGGGGGCGGGCGCGACGTCGGGGTGGATCTCGGCGCCCGGGTCGCCCGCGGCGAAGCCGCCCGCCTGCGCGAGCGCGTCGAAGGTCTTGTTGCGGGGGCTGATCTCCGGGTGCCCGGCGCGGAAGCCGATGACGACGTGGATGACGGGGACGTCCGCGGCACGCGCGGCGTCGATCGCGTCACGCACCCGGGGCAGATATCCGGCGTCCCCGGTGAAGCGGTCGGTGATGGCTCGCTGGACGTCCATCACGAGGAGTGCGCTGTGCGCCATTCTTGCTGTCCTTTGTCCGTGCCGTTCGGGTCGTTCGAGTCGTTCGCGTCGCCACCGGGACGGCTCGCCGCGGGGGTGTCGCGGCGGCCGCGCAGCGCCGAGGCGAGGGCGGCGATCAGGGCCATGACGGTGGCCGCGCCGAAGACGGTGACGAGTCCGTGGTGGAAGGGGCCGGAGACGAGCGTGGGGAAGAAGGCCGTGCCGGTCAGGACGTGCACCTGGTGCTCGGGCAGGGTGCCGAGGACCCCGCTGGGACCGAGCAGGTGGCCGATGGGGTTGTCGCCGAGGAAGGTGGCGAACAGGGTGCTCACCGGCGGCAGTCCGGCGACCTGCTCGGCGGTGCCGGCGGGCACGCCGTTCGCCCGCAGTCCGTCCGCGAGCGTCTGCGGCAGCGAGCCGGCCAGTCCGGCGATCATCAGCGAGAAGCACAGGCCGATGGAGAGCGCGGTACCGGAGTTCTGGAAGGTGGAGCGCATGCCGGACGCGACGCCGCGCTGATCCGGCGCGACGCTGCCCATGATGGCCGAGGTGTTGGGGGCCGAGAACATGCCCTGCCCGATGCCGCTCACCAGCAGCAGTGCCGCGAAGGCGGGGTAGGGGAAGTCGACCGGGAGCGCGAGCAGGCCGACGAACGCGGCCGCCACGAGGACCAGTCCGGTGGTGGAGAACAGCCGGGCACCGAAGCGGTCCGACAGGTACCCGGACACCGGCCCCGCCACGAGGAAGCCGACGGTCAGCGGCAGCATGAACAGCCCCGCCCACAGGGGCGTCTGCTCGAAGTCGTAGCCGCGCAGCGGCAGCCAGATGCCCTGCAGCCAGATGATGAGGGTGAACTGCAGGCCGCCGCGGGCGATCGCGGTCAGCAGCACCGCCAGGTTGCCTGCGGCGAACGCCCTGATGCGGAACAGGCCGAGCTGGAACATCGGTTCCGCGACCCGGGTCTCCGCGACGCAGAACGTCACGAGCAGCACCACGCCCGCCGCCAGGCCGCCGAGCACCCAGGGGTTGGTCCAGCCCGTGGGGTGGCCGCCGTAGGGCTGGATGCCGTACGTGATGGCGGAGAGCAGGCCCCCGGCGCCGGCGGTGAAGGTGAGGTTGCCGATCCAGTCGACGCGCCCCGGCTTCCGGGCGCCGGTCTCCCGCAGGCTGCGGTACGACCAGACGGTGCCGACGATGCCGATGGGCACGCTCACCCAGAACACCGCGCGCCAGTCGATGGTGGCCAGCAGCCCGCCGGCGATCAGTCCGAGGAACTGGCCCGCGAGCGCGGTGATCTGGTTGATG includes:
- a CDS encoding GNAT family N-acetyltransferase, which codes for MTTSPALMRPARFGDLAAIVDVHTQARAAYYQAGGLPGSEIDSPDGWARRRASWAHAIQSSATTVLCAVEDTEVVGVVAMGPPKEGAQAPPACGELHRIHVRPDRWGRGVGGRLHAEFVRFLRESFLETGLLDAWERNSRALAFYTRHGWVPEGGRRPGPGGADFVRLRLDLRGRVSAAASAGRAVPLA
- a CDS encoding discoidin domain-containing protein is translated as MPDQSSLPSRRAVLSTGSTLLAGFGLGMAFPAAATAQTRSSNPAGARAELAAYRPVTVSSTDYAPTPAEFAVDGLDRVGVRGSGWRAAAGDPQWIAVDLQALCEVGSVRLTFEATVDDPPFTPGTGGNPRDNTTGQEVLSSCAVAFVIETSRDGKSWTVAHRTDDGKGGVVEIALPEPVTARWVRMTVTKRSNANPLGLNGFQVYGTPRGHRPEATGWTDWGTHHRTPPALEVADDGTVPLESGWDLTMDDWAGGSAAELSAPSVDTSAWLPATVPGTVLSSLVTEGHLPDPVAGFANLHIPEALSRHSWWYRREFRLPKGLRTGAGRRVWLEFDGVNHEADVWLNGKQAGTLTFPFARAAYDVTGLLAAQGPQALAVKISPMPFPGSPGDKGPAGLAFVDAGANMMNRNSPTYLASSGWDWMPAVRDRAAGIWNHVRLRSTGDAVLGDPRVDTVLPDLPDTRTAEVTIVVPLRNAAADARSVTVTAAFDGVRVQRTVTVPGGGSTDVVFDPASDPKLRLRNPKLWWPNGYGEPELHRLTLTASVAGQESDRRTTRFGLRQFGYEYDVPLTFQSGSNAYAQTVTFTRRTARYVRILCRTRATDWGSSMWALSVADGTVPDLDLALHKDATASSTDDPSNRPGNVTDGNPGTRWSSKFEDNQWVQVDLGSAVSFDRVVVTWEQAYAETYTVQVSADGDDWTDAASVDNAAVPLPFQTSGSASLQDVEFAATTARYLRILCHSRATSWGSSMWGLSVVDSGTPGTDLALRKEATASSSEGDGSGPGNAVDGKPGTRWSSAYEDEQWIQVDLGSAVRFDRVVITWEQAYAKTYTVQVSDDGDEWTDVKSVDNSTVPLKISVNGVRVFARGGNWGWDELLRRMPAERMDAAVRMHRDMNFTMIRNWVGSSNREEFYASCDEHGLLVWNDFPNAWAMDPPNHEAFLDLARDTVRRYRIHPSVVVWCGANEGNPPGPIDEGMRTAVRAEAPGLLYQNNSAGGIVSGGGPYGWVEPERYYSASTYGGGSFGFHTEIGMPVVSTAETMRRMAGEEPEWPVGGVWYHHDWSTRGNQAPQNYRAAIEGRLGTAEDLDDFSRKAQFVNYENFRAMFEAWNGRLWDDASGLMLWMSHPAWYSTVWQTYDYDFDVNGAYYGVRKAAEPVHVQADPVSGKVVAVNHTPRALEGATVSARLLDLSGHPLSAERRGTVDVAASAKAEAFTVAWTDGLPDFHLLRLRLTDRHGDVLSENVYWRYRKPEHMQALNKAARTRVLADVTDTDLSGDRHGLTARLSNRGSTVAALVRLSLLDSRTGDRVLPTLYSDNYLWLLPGESRTVTLSWPAGALPSKRPKLRVDGYNVPPVTAQP
- a CDS encoding peptidase E; protein product: MTAKRRIVLLGGGFSGAPGASGSPLDTYLLRTTGRPRPKVCFVPTASGDAQPYVEEFHAAFSARDCEPAHLSLFRRDHQDLRSFVLSQDVVYVGGGSTAAMLAVWRVHGLDAVLREAYDAGVLLCGVSAGANCWFRACLTDSFGPVRPLRDGLGLLPGSFCPHYDSEPARRPAFRAAVAVGELPGGWALDDGAAALFTDGGLTEAVAERPGLTLHRVEPGSGGAVRETALPARLLT
- a CDS encoding MFS transporter, whose amino-acid sequence is MTTAYVDGGRYKWVALSNTTLGVLIATIDASIVIISLPAIFRGIGLDPLAPGNIGYLLWMILGYLLVSAVLVVVLGRLGDMFGRVRMYNMGFAIFACASLALSLDPLRGGGGALWLIGFRIVQAVGGSMLTANSAAILTDAFPTRQRGMALGINQITALAGQFLGLIAGGLLATIDWRAVFWVSVPIGIVGTVWSYRSLRETGARKPGRVDWIGNLTFTAGAGGLLSAITYGIQPYGGHPTGWTNPWVLGGLAAGVVLLVTFCVAETRVAEPMFQLGLFRIRAFAAGNLAVLLTAIARGGLQFTLIIWLQGIWLPLRGYDFEQTPLWAGLFMLPLTVGFLVAGPVSGYLSDRFGARLFSTTGLVLVAAAFVGLLALPVDFPYPAFAALLLVSGIGQGMFSAPNTSAIMGSVAPDQRGVASGMRSTFQNSGTALSIGLCFSLMIAGLAGSLPQTLADGLRANGVPAGTAEQVAGLPPVSTLFATFLGDNPIGHLLGPSGVLGTLPEHQVHVLTGTAFFPTLVSGPFHHGLVTVFGAATVMALIAALASALRGRRDTPAASRPGGDANDSNDPNGTDKGQQEWRTAHSS
- a CDS encoding cysteine hydrolase, translated to MAHSALLVMDVQRAITDRFTGDAGYLPRVRDAIDAARAADVPVIHVVIGFRAGHPEISPRNKTFDALAQAGGFAAGDPGAEIHPDVAPAPGGVVVTKKRVSAFAGSDLDIVLRARGIDSLVLTGIATSGVVLSTLRQAADLDYGLTVLSDGCLDADPEVHRVLTEKVFPRQADVVTVEEWAKSVAH
- a CDS encoding ATP-binding cassette domain-containing protein is translated as MSQDTPGTAARSGATLADLERRVTESREQPAYGHDALIVCDRLVRIFTAQGVEVQALQGLDLLVQQGELMALVGASGSGKSTLLNILAGLDTPTAGAASVAGFDLLAMNAAARLRYQREVVGFVWQQTSRNLLPYLTALQNVVLPMRLAGRVKSRTERAKRATELLDLMGVGYAADRRPQQMSGGEQQRTAIAVALANHPSLVLADEPTGQLDSATGEQVFGAFRTANKELGTTIVVVTHDQAVATAVDRTVAIRDGRTASEVVRRTSVDDEGRTTVHASEYATVDRSGRLQLPRDYTHALDIRNRVMLELEPDHIAVRPDRPDRPEQD